The following is a genomic window from Burkholderia oklahomensis C6786.
GAACCACGGCAGCCACCGCGCGGAGCGGAGCATGACGCTGCTGATCGAAGCCGGTGCGGACGCGGCGCGCCAGTGGCAGCGCGTGCTGCAGGCACGCGACCCGGCGCTCGACATCCGCCTCTACCCCGAGGTGGGCAACGCGGCCGACATCACCTCGCTGCTGAGCTGGAAGCCGCCGCTCGGCCTGCTGCCGCAATTGCCGGCGCTGCGCCTGTTGCAGTGCAGCGGCGCCGGCGTCGACCAGTTGCTCGACCATCCCGAGCTGCCCGACTGCCTCGCGCGCGGCGTGCAGGTGGCGCGGCTCGTCGATCCCGGTCAGGCGCACGATCTGGCGGCCTATGTGCTGGCCGTCGCGCTCGGCTGGTACCGGCGGCTCGACGCCTATGCCGGGCAGGCGCAGCAAGGCCAGTGGCACCGGCTGTTCCCGCATCCGGCCAGCGCGCGCTGCCGCGTGGGCATCCTCGGCCTCGGCGTGATGGGCCGCGCGATCGCCCAGGCGTTCCTCGCCTGCGGCTTTCCGGTGGCCGGCTGGGCCGCCCGCCGCGCGAGCCTTGAGGGCATCGAGACCTACGCCGGCCGCGCCGAGCTGGCCGCGTTCGCCGATCAGTGCGGCGTGCTCGTCTGCGCGCTGCCGCTCACGCCCGATACGCACGGCATCCTCGACGCCGCCCTGTTCTCTCTGCTTGCGCCGCGCGCCTGCGTCGTCAACGTCGGCCGCGGCGGCCATCTCGTCGAGGCCGACCTGCTGGCCTGGCTCGCGCAGGCCCCCGACGCGGCGGCGGCGCTCGATGTCCATGCCAGCGAGCCGCTCGGCGCCGACCACCCGTTCTGGCGCCACCCGCGCATCCGCACGACACCGCATATCGGCGCATTCGCGGCGCCCGAACGCGTGGCCGGGCAGATCGTCGGCAACCATCACGGCGTCCTCTCGGGTCAGGTTCCGGCGCACCGGATCGACTTGCGGCGCGGCTACTGACACGGCACGCATGAACGACGACACCCCGCACGCCCGGCAGGTGCGCATCGATCTGGCCGCCTGCTACCGGCTGATCGATCACTTCGGCATGAGCGACCTGATCTTCACGCACATCACGGCGCGCAGCCCCGATCACGACGAGGCGTTCCTGATCAACCGCTACGGCCAGTTGTTCGGCGAGATCCGCGCGAGCGACCTGGTGGAGATCGACGCGGCCGGCGCGGTGCTCGCGGGCGAGGGGCCGGTCAACCCATCCGGCTTCGCCATCCACGCGGCGATCCATCACGCGCGCCGCGACGCGTTCTGCGTGATCCATACCCACAGCGTCGCCGGCATCGCGCTGTCGGCCTGCCGCGCGGGGCTGCTGCCGCTGAGCCAGCATGCGATGAAATTCCATGCGCAGCTGGCCTATCACGACTACGAAGGCATCGTGCTCGGCAGCGACGAAGGCGCCCGGCTGGCCGCCGCGCTCGGCGCCGGGCAGGCCGCCGTGCTGCGCAATCACGGGCTGCTCGCCGTCGGCCGCACGGTGGCCGAGGCGTTCCACGTGATCTACCACCTCGAGATCGCCTGCCGCGTTCAACTCCAGGTACTTGCCGCCTGCCGCGATTCCTCGGATATGCTGAGCCCTGCGCCGGAGACCGCGGAACGGGTCGCCCGGCAATTCGAGGCGTTTCCGCAGCCGCTGGGGCGACGCGAATGGCCTGCCCTGCTCCGCCTGCTGGACCGCACTTCACCAGACTACCGGGAGTGACCGTCATGCAGCCTCTGCGCGATACCGAACGCAACCCCATCCTGAGCGGCGCACTGGCCTACGCGCTCGGCATCTTCTGCATGGCCCTCGTCGATGCGAGCGGCAAGCACCTGTCGCGGGCTTATCCGCTGGCCGAGATCATCTTCTTCCGCTCGCTGCTGGCCACGGTGCCGCTCGGCATTACGGCGAGCCGCGCCGGCTGGGGCACGCTGCGCACGCGCCGCCCGCTGTTGCACGTGGTACGCGGCCTGACCGTGCTGTTCACGCTCGGGTTCTTCTTCTGGAGCCTGCGTTACCTGCCGCTGGCCGACGCCACCGCGCTGAACCTGACCTCGCCGATCTTCACCACGCTGTTCGCGGCCTGGTTCCTGGCCGAGGCGATCCCGCGCCGTTACTGGCTCGCGCTCGCGATCGGCCTGACCGGGGTCTGGCTCGTGAT
Proteins encoded in this region:
- a CDS encoding NAD(P)-dependent oxidoreductase, which produces MTLLIEAGADAARQWQRVLQARDPALDIRLYPEVGNAADITSLLSWKPPLGLLPQLPALRLLQCSGAGVDQLLDHPELPDCLARGVQVARLVDPGQAHDLAAYVLAVALGWYRRLDAYAGQAQQGQWHRLFPHPASARCRVGILGLGVMGRAIAQAFLACGFPVAGWAARRASLEGIETYAGRAELAAFADQCGVLVCALPLTPDTHGILDAALFSLLAPRACVVNVGRGGHLVEADLLAWLAQAPDAAAALDVHASEPLGADHPFWRHPRIRTTPHIGAFAAPERVAGQIVGNHHGVLSGQVPAHRIDLRRGY
- a CDS encoding class II aldolase/adducin family protein, whose amino-acid sequence is MNDDTPHARQVRIDLAACYRLIDHFGMSDLIFTHITARSPDHDEAFLINRYGQLFGEIRASDLVEIDAAGAVLAGEGPVNPSGFAIHAAIHHARRDAFCVIHTHSVAGIALSACRAGLLPLSQHAMKFHAQLAYHDYEGIVLGSDEGARLAAALGAGQAAVLRNHGLLAVGRTVAEAFHVIYHLEIACRVQLQVLAACRDSSDMLSPAPETAERVARQFEAFPQPLGRREWPALLRLLDRTSPDYRE